CCATTGTTATTCACGTCTGTATTACTTGAAGCAGAATTTGAGTTGCTGTGTTTGTTTCTATTGCTAAATCCGGTTCTACCGCCAGTCTTGCTCATTGCCTTTGCCCATAAAGCAGCAATTGAAGAGGGTGTAAGCCCATTTTGAGATGCGTCATTGCCAGAAGTATCAATAGAAGAGGCACTTAAACCACCAGCACAGGAGCTACTTCCAGCCGGAAAGTTGTTATGAATGTTCATATTACCAAATCCTGCCATACCGCCTGTCATGTTTGAGTTACACGAATGAGAAGCATTGCTATTATTCTTGATATGATTAATGGCATTCTTCCGGCCATTCTTATTATAATAAGCATCCTCAGAAGTTTTTTTAGAGTAACCCTGATTGCTTAGACCAGAAATAGGAATATTGGACATACCAGAATAAGCCAAATCATTCAGAGATCTTGAAACCCCATTACCAATCACTCCCATAGAACCACCACCAACACCCAATCCCAATTGATTTCCATTAAATGGAATAACTCCTGAGCCAGATTTCCTCCTAAACatatttccattaatatGAGTAGGAATTGTACAATTGGGAGGGCAAGTCTTCCTACAGTACTGTAGTTGCCCTTGGTTAACCCCAACATATCCCTGATCATTCAGATTCTGAATGTTTAAACCAGAATTTAAAGGAATATTTGGCATGCTACCAGTTAAGCTACCACTGCTATTTTTCTTACCGGAACGGCTCGTATGACGTAACATATTAGATTCGCATCTAAGCATGTTgttttcattatataatatagGTAAATTTCCACTTCGGTAAGTATTCGGTGCTCTTTGATTTGCTTCGAAATTCCCTAGATTCGGAGAAACACCATTACGCTGTTTCAACTGTTTTTGCTGTTTGTTACTCATATTAGAAGGAAATCCATATAATTTCTGTTGGCCAAAATACTTGTGTCTAAGCTGTTGGCCACggttaattaaataattattataggGAACGTCACAGCCAAAGTCATCATTAAACtcattcttttcaaaaatagaaaGTTGTTGATGTTGCGGTTTCCAGTCAATAACTCCTTgggaagaagaaaatttgTATGGAGATGTATGTTGCCAATATGATTTTCCATCACCTCTAAATTCAACCTCGTCAATTCCCTGTAAAGAGCCTTCCATTCTGTAACCATTGCTGTCGTCCATCAATCTATTAAACATATTTTGGAATTGACTTCCATTGCCGTCCATCTCAAATGGGCCTCCAATATCGCTGTTACTGAGAGCTGGATGAGACGAATGTCTACTCTCTATCCCATTAATGGAATCTCCGTATGAGATATAATTTCCTTTAATAGAAGGCGAAGTATCAATTCCACTTCTGCACATGTAATCAGTATTTGCAGATCCAGATCTTGATTTAAAACTACTAACCAAACCTTCCGTCTGGTTATTCATGACACCCAATAATTGTGAATTGGATGATCCAAGTAATGCAAAGTGTCCTATTGAGGGATATatatcttcttcatcaattattaaaggaTTGGCTCCATTAGAACTAAAATTAGAATGAATAAGAGAATTACTTTTAGATGACCTTTTCATTCCATATGCGCCGCTGCTATTATTACCTGCTAAACTGCAAGTGCTCCCTCCAACCCCAGTGCTACAACTACTACTCCCACTGCTACAGACGCTACCTCCAATGGCTCTCCTCCCTGATGCATTTATACTTCCCATTATTGATGTGGGGTTTGATAAATTGGATGTAGAACCACTACTTTTTCTGAATCTTAGTTTCccatttgaattaatttcagaaaCAGAGTCTTCTAAAGGAATAGCGTTATCATCAAGTGGTATAGCATTCAAGTGTTTTGAATAACTACTCATACCTATTGCGCCTGTTGATAACTTGTCAAAATTCACTCCATTTGACCCTTGAATATCTGATATGTCATATGAGCTAAGGCTAATATTAGAGGAGTTTCTAAATCTCTGAGATAGAGCATCAGTAGAGTTGGCACTCTTGAGAGATGCACTTCCAGGAGTTGCCACGCCAGACAAAGATGATATCTCAGATGAAACGGTGGTAGTGTTGGTCATATTACAGGTCCCAAAGTCACCGTTTGCGAATCTCCTCTGAATATAGCTTTGGTGAGCTCTGTAACATTCTGTAGAATCTCTCTCTATGGAACCCACTTCATGAGAGAATCCATTTCCAATTATAGAGCCACTAGTTCCCGTATTACAATGGTCAATTTGGGGAAGAAATGCATCTACATTTGCATTAGCcccattattattagtgCTCTTGTTGTTAATAGAGTTGGTATCAAATGTAGTACAATTAGTGTTAACATTAccattattcatattacAATTGTTAATATAATTAGAGTAAGTACccatttttaaaatttggtCATCCATACACATTGAATTGTATCTGCCTATTAGCCCTTGAATGCGTTGATCCGTATCAAATTCAGCCTGTTCATCATGGAAGGTATTGCCATTATTGTTACTGCAACTAGccattttcattatacCTCCTGCTGAACCCAAGTGAGAATTTTGTGAAAAGGAACCATTGTGGCATCTCGAATGCATAACgctattattactattattaatattattattattattattattattattattattattcttacTATTTCCCATACTATTTTGTTGTTGATAAGCACACACATCACTAAATGTATCAGAAGATCTACGGTTCATTGAACCATCCAAATCAAGATATGATTCTTCTGGACGACCAAAACTACGATTTCCAGAATGTCTAGatgtaatattaaatcctTGAAGCTCGTCAACGACATTGTTAGCGTGTTCCATTCGAATTCTATTTGATCTTTCCACAATATGACCAGAAACCCCAATTTTTGAAGGTGTTTCAATATTCCTAATGCTGTTAAAATCGATAAGAGAACCATCCACAGCAGAAACCGtgatatttgaatttttaatgTCACCAATTAGTGAGTCGCTTCTAGCATTTCTTGTATGTTGGGATTGCTGCTGGACAAGTTGTTGGCTACCTCTTGCACTTCCATTGCCATTATTATGCCCACTAttgctattattattattattgctgTTGCCACTATAAGAGGTACCAATCTGTAGATAAGCTACTCCACTGTCCCTAGGAACGTCAAACAGCTCGCTTGCTAGTAGCTCAAAGTTATTATCTAGGAGGTTTTCCATTAGCCAATAGGATTAACTCCTATAAACGAAAAAGATCGAGATAATAAAGTCTATGTATTAACTCGTAAATACACCGATAATATTACGTTGCAAATTGGAGTTATAGATTCGGAATCTAAAATGCCTCTAATTAGCAAACTAGAAAAATCcctaaaattaattagaaaCTTTCCAATTAATAAGCTCTCAAATATTCAGCTTATAAATTCTAAGTGCATAAAGATTCATACAGTATACGAGTccttatatttttttacgcttaaattttcatttgaaaataattctctGTTCCAAActctttaaatatttgtatcTAAACAATCATGCTCCTGTTTAGtaaaatgaaaaagattCCAAACTTATATTTGATATGAAGATCTTGAGCCTCAACTTATTTCGATTGTatcaaatacaaaataaaCAAAGTTCAGTTCAAACCTCCTGATCAACATAACccaataaattctttattttagaaacttattaattttatttcatttctaGGTTAATAGTCAGTTCGTACAGTCAATCTATTTCTTGCCACTATCtgacaatattaatttttgtatttaactaataatttattaataaatctatCTATACGTCACGTTTTACGGTACCGCTGAATGTCTTAAACTTAATCTACATTTCTAACTGTTTAGATTGACTCAAAAGTAAATTCTGTCTTATTTCCACGCATTTCGCGTCTACTACTATTGGGCTGCTAGACACAAAACTGGGCGGGTGTCCCTTCTAcctatttaaatttaaaagagataagcattaaaaaaataaagtattcATTGGAGTTCTATTCCAGATCTACTCACTTCGATATGTGTCTAACTATtagtaaattaaaatatatttatttctatatttacCTGAATTGGTTCGGTCCACTATGCTCACCGAAAAAAAGGAACTCTGGCGCTACTTTGAAActgaatatttaaaaaacaaaaatttagACAACTTAAAAGCTTCTCACTAAAATCTAGATGAGGAGAGGAGACTTTGACTTGTATCTCTCGTTTAGTTTGGATAGTTCATCTTAAGTAGCAGCTCCTACTGAATTGAACATGCACTTGTAGGATTCCATGAACACTCTCTGCAGCTAAAGAAACTTTTTTCGTAGCTTTCTGCACTGTCTACAGAGATTGTATCATCCATTGTCCTTGATCTAGTAGATCTCTTGAATCCAGTACCATTATCTTTTATTGTAATGATAACCATGTTGTTTGAAAGGCGACTTGTTGATTTAGATGGGTTGAAAGGCGAAATGTTAGAGTTACTTAGTTTCTCTAGCTTGTTATTGAACTGAGTTCTGGAGTCAAAGTCAGAATCATTGAAAGAGAATCCCAGACTCGCTGCTTCCCCGTTTAAGACTCTCTGTAGGTCTTCCACTAGAGGTGTTACTGTTATTGACCTTCTTAGCTGGTTCCCGACACGAATAAACCTTAAAATTTTGGGCTCAGTAAATCTACCGGAAATCctttcaaaagaaatagTTTCAGAAGCACCTCCAACCTCTGAATCTTTGTTTTCTGAGTATTCACCACCAGCGCAAACTTTTACGGTCCTGGAAAAGTCTGAAACTGTATTCCTGCAATTTGTCTTGGCTTCGTACACTGTTGTATCATTGCTGTGAGCAAATTGACCAGCTGTACCAGATACTGTTGTGGAAAGCA
This is a stretch of genomic DNA from Cryptosporidium parvum Iowa II chromosome 3, whole genome shotgun sequence. It encodes these proteins:
- a CDS encoding SECIS binding protein. pelota RNA binding domain containing protein, coding for MENLLDNNFELLASELFDVPRDSGVAYLQIGTSYSGNSNNNNNSNSGHNNGNGSARGSQQLVQQQSQHTRNARSDSLIGDIKNSNITVSAVDGSLIDFNSIRNIETPSKIGVSGHIVERSNRIRMEHANNVVDELQGFNITSRHSGNRSFGRPEESYLDLDGSMNRRSSDTFSDVCAYQQQNSMGNSKNNNNNNNNNNNNINNSNNSVMHSRCHNGSFSQNSHLGSAGGIMKMASCSNNNGNTFHDEQAEFDTDQRIQGLIGRYNSMCMDDQILKMGTYSNYINNCNMNNGNVNTNCTTFDTNSINNKSTNNNGANANVDAFLPQIDHCNTGTSGSIIGNGFSHEVGSIERDSTECYRAHQSYIQRRFANGDFGTCNMTNTTTVSSEISSLSGVATPGSASLKSANSTDALSQRFRNSSNISLSSYDISDIQGSNGVNFDKLSTGAIGMSSYSKHLNAIPLDDNAIPLEDSVSEINSNGKLRFRKSSGSTSNLSNPTSIMGSINASGRRAIGGSVCSSGSSSCSTGVGGSTCSLAGNNSSGAYGMKRSSKSNSLIHSNFSSNGANPLIIDEEDIYPSIGHFALLGSSNSQLLGVMNNQTEGLVSSFKSRSGSANTDYMCRSGIDTSPSIKGNYISYGDSINGIESRHSSHPALSNSDIGGPFEMDGNGSQFQNMFNRLMDDSNGYRMEGSLQGIDEVEFRGDGKSYWQHTSPYKFSSSQGVIDWKPQHQQLSIFEKNEFNDDFGCDVPYNNYLINRGQQLRHKYFGQQKLYGFPSNMSNKQQKQLKQRNGVSPNLGNFEANQRAPNTYRSGNLPILYNENNMLRCESNMLRHTSRSGKKNSSGSLTGSMPNIPLNSGLNIQNLNDQGYVGVNQGQLQYCRKTCPPNCTIPTHINGNMFRRKSGSGVIPFNGNQLGLGVGGGSMGVIGNGVSRSLNDLAYSGMSNIPISGLSNQGYSKKTSEDAYYNKNGRKNAINHIKNNSNASHSCNSNMTGGMAGFGNMNIHNNFPAGSSSCAGGLSASSIDTSGNDASQNGLTPSSIAALWAKAMSKTGGRTGFSNRNKHSNSNSASSNTDVNNNGTNSGSSNLTDSKNGANEIITCARFSSFLRNNSGRLHWLRVMYHYLDTVDARKIREVNKGDNLCMVAVDDIALEAVSRSFDPSECAYWSEPENGAFVHKNIRLAVAHKVGHRTVASPQNYVNQILTASLDHSVSILLNTLRAIDDRVRWMSTVVNSKNGSGLQIDLKSNKISNSCVIPSEGDSNQKISDSKNTIETGYTITVNGSAISISNTGNALGGIEEGTNESNPNLSNSTKNFPGRVFTVGVREAMRCLRHKKLKALIVAPDIEGDGVEGSLRHHVIHILLQAQELNIPTIFALNRHRIGRAMGKHMRMSVLGLLSIRGVEKQFQAISHTAQLLRKLYHFCIENNLPPTEETFKKLSSSVNIN